A genomic region of Nymphaea colorata isolate Beijing-Zhang1983 chromosome 2, ASM883128v2, whole genome shotgun sequence contains the following coding sequences:
- the LOC116247729 gene encoding non-specific lipid transfer protein GPI-anchored 11-like: protein MASTRAAMAMLVVVGLVVAVAKGANEAAPAPSPDCNTVLVDMSPCLSFVQNGSQESKPEEACCQGLKTVIKKSEECLCEVLKSGGSLGIALNLTRATELPAACKVTAPPALKACAGFGSPAPSPPPKSSSSPKAAPSPKATSPTLPPSASAPATAGSNLTQSPAPSPAQSGAHAFLPSSLMFCAAMAMIWLSI, encoded by the exons ATGGCGAGCACCAGGGCTGCTATGGCCATGTTGGTGGTCGTTGgattggtggtggcggtggcgaAGGGCGCCAACGAAGCAGCGCCGGCGCCGTCGCCGGACTGCAACACGGTTTTAGTGGACATGTCTCCCTGCCTGTCTTTTGTCCAAAATGGGAGCCAGGAATCGAAGCCCGAGGAGGCGTGTTGTCAGGGGCTAAAGACGGTGATCAAAAAGAGCGAGGAGTGCCTCTGCGAGGTCCTGAAGAGTGGTGGTAGCTTAGGGATCGCCCTCAATTTGACGAGGGCCACTGAGCTTCCTGCTGCTTGCAAGGTTACTGCTCCTCCTGCCCTCAAAGCATGTGCAG GTTTTGGGAGCCCAGCACCTTCTCCACCACCAAAGTCATCCTCTTCTCCCAAGGCAGCTCCTTCTCCAAAGGCAACTTCTCCAACGCTTCCGCCCTCTGCATCTGCGCCAGCCACTGCAGGCAGCAACCTCACACAGAGCCCTGCTCCATCGCCTGCTCAATCAGGAGCTCATGCGTTCCTTCCTTCGTCTCTTATGTTCTGTGCTGCTATGGCGATGATCTGGCTGTCCATCTAG